The following are encoded together in the Kribbella sp. CA-293567 genome:
- a CDS encoding sensor histidine kinase: MNGLAALVAFLFAVLGASLSTEGIFRPDELLPGAMLSLVASGALFASARCPRAATVVAICCEAAACAAGYLPTPLLLAPLIGCLYRLTAQGGLKAAAWWTAGAVSAVIAGGAASGANSTGGSLLLRTVGVALWLLPAVFAGRMTHTQRAYFRLVQARAEDAERSRDDEVRRRLSEQRLSIAQDLHDVVAHHLAVANAQAGTAAHLLTRRPEQVPELLAGLSGSTSAALRELKATVGLLRDPGDDSSTGITPAPGLDQLPELIEACRAAGIDVRVANEGTPRRLPPLVELTAFRIVQEALTNVTKHATRPVVTISLAYDDDTFSAHVVNTSTRPGPAGTEGFGLIGMRERALAVGGSVRAGPAGPDRYVVSLTIPLTPWQEEQVTR, encoded by the coding sequence GTGAACGGGTTGGCCGCACTGGTCGCGTTCCTCTTCGCTGTCCTCGGTGCCAGCCTCAGCACCGAAGGCATCTTCCGGCCGGACGAACTACTTCCCGGTGCGATGCTGAGCCTGGTCGCGAGCGGGGCATTGTTCGCGTCCGCCCGCTGTCCTCGCGCCGCCACCGTCGTCGCGATCTGCTGCGAGGCCGCCGCCTGCGCGGCCGGCTACCTGCCGACTCCGCTGTTGCTGGCTCCGCTGATCGGGTGCCTGTACCGACTGACGGCTCAGGGCGGCCTGAAGGCGGCCGCCTGGTGGACGGCGGGCGCGGTGAGCGCGGTGATCGCGGGCGGAGCGGCGAGCGGTGCCAACTCGACGGGAGGCTCGTTGCTGCTGCGAACCGTCGGCGTCGCCCTGTGGCTGCTGCCGGCGGTGTTCGCCGGCCGGATGACCCATACCCAGCGGGCGTACTTCCGGTTGGTCCAAGCCCGCGCCGAGGACGCCGAACGCAGCCGGGACGACGAGGTGCGCCGCCGGCTGAGCGAGCAACGCCTGAGCATCGCGCAGGATCTGCACGATGTCGTCGCGCACCACCTTGCCGTCGCCAACGCGCAGGCCGGTACGGCGGCCCACCTGCTCACCAGGCGTCCGGAGCAGGTGCCCGAGCTGCTCGCCGGGCTGAGCGGTTCCACGTCGGCCGCCTTGCGGGAGCTCAAAGCGACCGTTGGGCTGCTGCGTGATCCCGGCGACGACTCCTCGACGGGCATCACGCCGGCGCCCGGCCTCGACCAGCTCCCGGAGCTGATCGAGGCCTGCCGAGCGGCCGGAATCGACGTTCGGGTGGCCAACGAAGGTACGCCGCGGCGTCTACCGCCGCTGGTCGAACTCACCGCGTTCCGGATCGTCCAGGAAGCCCTGACCAACGTCACGAAACACGCGACCCGACCGGTCGTCACGATCTCCCTCGCGTACGACGACGACACGTTCTCGGCGCACGTGGTGAACACCTCCACCCGCCCCGGTCCGGCGGGAACGGAAGGTTTCGGGCTGATCGGCATGCGCGAACGTGCGCTCGCGGTCGGCGGGTCGGTCCGCGCGGGACCGGCCGGCCCAGACCGGTACGTGGTCTCGCTCACCATCCCGTTGACCCCTTGGCAGGAAGAACAGGTGACCCGATGA
- a CDS encoding response regulator transcription factor, giving the protein MIRILLADDQALLRSTFRMLIDSCDDLTVVAEAANGEEAADLAKLHRPDLVLMDIRMPVVDGLTATRRICSTPELASTRVLILTTFETDEHVARALEAGASGFLGKDVTSDALLAGIRTVVGGEALLSPGATRALIDRFLSGPGSTGALPQGSLATLTVRERELTALAAHGLSNQEIAERLFVSPLTVRTHIHRAMLKVQARDRAQLVVIAYQQGLVRVR; this is encoded by the coding sequence ATGATCAGGATTCTTCTCGCCGACGACCAGGCGCTGCTGCGTTCGACCTTCCGGATGCTGATCGACTCCTGCGACGACCTGACGGTCGTCGCGGAGGCCGCGAACGGCGAGGAAGCCGCCGACCTGGCCAAGCTGCACCGGCCGGACCTGGTGCTGATGGACATCCGGATGCCGGTCGTCGACGGACTGACCGCGACGCGAAGGATCTGCTCCACACCCGAACTGGCGAGCACCCGCGTGCTGATCCTGACGACGTTCGAGACCGACGAGCACGTGGCCCGCGCGCTGGAGGCGGGAGCCAGCGGGTTTCTCGGCAAGGACGTCACGTCCGACGCCCTGCTCGCCGGGATCCGGACCGTGGTCGGTGGGGAGGCGCTGCTCTCTCCAGGCGCCACCCGCGCGCTCATCGACCGCTTCCTGTCCGGCCCCGGCAGCACCGGCGCGCTGCCTCAAGGCTCGTTGGCGACCCTGACCGTCCGCGAGCGCGAGCTGACCGCCCTGGCCGCCCACGGGCTGTCGAACCAGGAGATTGCCGAGCGGCTGTTCGTGAGCCCACTGACGGTCCGGACGCACATTCACCGGGCGATGCTGAAGGTGCAAGCACGCGACCGCGCCCAGCTGGTCGTCATCGCCTACCAGCAAGGCCTGGTCCGGGTGCGCTGA